A single region of the Musa acuminata AAA Group cultivar baxijiao chromosome BXJ1-11, Cavendish_Baxijiao_AAA, whole genome shotgun sequence genome encodes:
- the LOC135596531 gene encoding glycine-rich cell wall structural protein 2-like gives MAGRTRVRLWALAFLALLSLELTFAARSLVGTSAAGGGGGGGGGEGGGGGSGDGGSGYGSGSGSGSGAGYGEGAGGGSAGGYGSGGGGGGGGGGGGGEGGGAGSGSGDGSGYGSGYGEGAGSGNAGGYGRGRGGGGGGGGGGGQGDGSGAGYGSGSGSGSGYGSGAGGDQGGGYGSGGGGGGGGGGGTGSGSGSGSGSGSGGGNGRR, from the coding sequence ATGGCTGGTAGAACTCGTGTTAGGCTTTGGGCTCTTGCCTTCCTCGCTCTTCTGAGCCTCGAGCTCACCTTCGCTGCTAGATCCCTAGTTGGAACTAGCGCCGCAGGTGGTGggggcggcggtggaggaggtgAAGGTGGAGGTGGTGGAAGTGGTGATGGGGGGTCCGGATATGGCTCCGGCTCCGGCTCCGGCTCCGGCGCTGGATATGGTGAGGGTGCCGGTGGGGGCAGTGCTGGAGGGTATGGAagcggtggaggtggaggtggcggcggcggcggtggcgggggAGAAGGCGGAGGTGCAGGCTCCGGCTCTGGTGATGGGAGTGGGTATGGCTCCGGTTATGGAGAGGGTGCTGGTTCCGGAAACGCTGGAGGATATGGCAGGGgtcgcggtggcggcggcggcggcggtggaggcggtGGACAAGGTGATGGTTCAGGCGCTGGCTATGGCTCTGGCTCAGGCTCAGGCTCAGGCTACGGTTCGGGCGCTGGTGGTGATCAGGGCGGAGGTTATGGGagtggcggaggcggaggcggtggaggcggcggcggaacGGGCTCCGGCTCCGGTTCCGGTTCCGGTTCCGGTAGCGGTGGAGGAAATGGCCGCCGCTAG